The sequence below is a genomic window from Lolium perenne isolate Kyuss_39 chromosome 7, Kyuss_2.0, whole genome shotgun sequence.
agaaagggaacaattttaattttataatgtcaccatctacatctttatatttttgcatttcacatagttcaacaaaattattaagatgggcagcagcatcatcagaactaacaccagaaaattgctctcgcataacaagattcaataaagcaggtttaatttcaaagaattctgctgtagtagcaggtggagcaataggtgtgcataagaaatcattattatttgtggttgtgaagtcacacaacttagtattttcaggagtggccattttagcaacagtaaataaagcaaactagataaagtaaatgcaagtaactaattttttgtgtttttgatatagcaaacaagatagcaattaaagtaaaactagcaactaatttttttgtattttgatttagtgcagcaaacaaagtagtaaataaaactaagcaagacaaaaacaaagtaaagagattgggaagtggagactccctttgcagcgtgtcttgatctccccggcaacggcgccagaaatttgcttgatgcgtgtggttgacacgtccgttgggaaccccaagaggaaggtgtgatgcgcacagcggcaagtttccctcagtaagaaaccaaggtttaatcgaaccagcaggagtcaagaagcacgttgaaggttgatggcggcgggatgtagtgcggcgcaacaccagagattccggcgccaacgtggaacctgcacaacacaaccaaagtactttgccccaacgaaacagtgaggttgtcaatctcaccggcttgctgtaataaaggattagatgtatagtgtggatgatgattgtttgcagaaaacagtagaacaatattgcagtagatttatttcagtatagagaattggaccggggtccacagttcactagaggtgtctctcccataagataaacagcatgttgggtgaacaaattacagttgggcaattgacaaataaagagggcatgaccatgcacatacatattatgatgagtatagtgagatttaattgggcattacgacaaagtacatagaccgctatccagcatgcatctatgcctaaaaagtccaccttcaggttatcatccgaacccctccagtattaagttgctaacaacagacaattgcattaagtattgcgcgtaatgtaatcagtgactacatcctcgaacatagcaccaatgttttatccctagtggcaacagcacatccataaccttagaggttcttgtcactcctccagattcacggagacatgaacccactatcgagcataaatactccctcttggagttactagcatcaacttggccagagcatctactaataacggagagcatgcaagatcataaacaacacatagacataactttgataatcaacataacaagtattctctattcatcggatcccaacaaacgcaacatatagaattacagatagatgatcttgatcatgttaggcagctcacaagacccgacaattaagcacaatggggagaagacaaccatctagctactgctatggacccatagtccaggggtagactactcacacatcactccggaggcgaccatggcggcgtagagtcctccgggagatgattcccctctccggcagggtgccggaggcgatctcctgaatcccccgagatgggattggcggcggcggcgtctcagtaaggttttccgtatcgtggctctcggtactgggggtttcgcgacggaggctttaagtaggcggaagggcaggtcaggaggcggcacgaggggcccacaccatagggccgcgcggccaggggccaggctacgccgccctagggtttggccgcctcgtggccccacttcgtctcctcttcggtcttctggaagcttcgtggcaaaataggaccctgggcgttgatttcgtccaattccgagaatatttctttactaggatttctgaaaccaaaaacagcagaaaacaaagaatcggcacttcggcatcttgttaataggttagttccagaaaatgcacgaatatgacataaagtgtgcataaaacatgtagatatcatcaataatgtggcatggaacataagaaattatcgatacgtcggagacgtatcacttaccaATTTGTATTGACAAACTAGTGCACtggtgtagcgaagcgaatatcaagggtataagaacaatgacACGATAAAGCAGAATATATGTGGggatgtaggtaggctacctatttgcaccaataacaagctctagcgctgaccgtagaacaaccaatgatactcacacaaggcgataaatatggcaatgcaactatatggatgaaaaggttgcaatgcactcgagagacactagcaaaccTCAACGGAACGGGCACAAGATTGCgcaactacaggtgcagaaaagtaaactaggccttcacttgatcttactagcacttcacatttttttgatttttgatttatcacacacagctatgtagctctttttgcttcttttcactttttttatgactcaactccttgtatcacggccaacagaaattgcaaagcaccgaaaccctaatgagcagcctgtcgagcggtaaaactagtttcttatggggaagttcctagtcacttatatcgaaaggttgtgtctatggttgggaacaagcaaactgtatgatatgtggactcggagcaacaaaaaGCAAACACTAGATGATAAACTACAAGATGTAGAGACACAAACCCTAGACAAtctactagatggaagaaaaggatacacaaaaacaactacgaaaagcaactaaaactcgaaattgatacaatctaaggctatgacaaaccctaaccctaactttttttttggctttttctggataggaaacactcacaactcaactatggggtggattgtggatggcttaccgaggaaacgcagaaatctgataccaagatgataaggagttgcccgatcttctcagtaagcacggtggtgatgatgaacacacgatgaacacagcggagaataacacgacgaggaggtggagataacttgtatgacgctgaCGAAGTCTCTCAATTGATccttgtcgccaatgcaacagctctcaatcctgcaagatattcgcaactccacacacttgtgcacgtagccgccgaccacgaagtggtagattgcaaccttctaattcccaatggaacatcagatcacacaaactttcagcagCAAAACACCAGATCGATACGAATTGGTGTATagcttcaatagagttgcaaagcaatcaactatgaactagggtttatcttaaacgtgatcTGAACCTATTATgctggcgtcctgggcacttatataggagttcaggacgaccagaagtcgagaaaatacaATAATGaccgacccagatcgggatctggccgagactgactcggacacggccggactgggggccggtcgaccgggctaggAACCGGCGTACACGTACATTACACCCACCCGGTTGGCACCGGCGCGGGAGCCGGCGGGCGCCGGGCTTATCCGGCGTGGGAGCCGGTTGGACCGGCCGTGGGGCCGGGCGGCCGGCGTGGCAGCCGGTCGTGCCGGACGTAGtgccggcctggacttcgtcttcctcccttgcgcatgcctccctctcctccctcgcgcgtccatgaggtgTCTTCATGTCGAGagtataaaattctcatcaatcaaagtatcgtttaagaacaagttcacatgttgttttAGTAGCTTCGCACGAACTCTTGTCTTAGGTCCAattctgacttcattggacttgagcttcacagcaacatcttcttcatcttgcaatgacggaggtagtggtttggtagggatgtcctcatcaatcgTGGATGCGGGACACGTGTCGATGATGTAGATCGGGATGGCGCAGGGTTGCCTTTGTAGTGCTATAAAGGGCGTCGGAAAAAAAGAGGGGATATGGACATCCTTTCTTTCATTcgcagcttcttcttcctccgtataTCTTATTGGCACCGCAATCCTAAAAACCTAATTCTTGCGCGCTTGCAACCCTCAGCTATGGGGAAATCACCAGAGGCGGCGATGAAGCAAGGTCATGGGCGTCTTCGCAGTAGTAAAATAAGCCGAAGATCGCTCCCTCTGCTGTTGTGGGCGGGGTGGCGGAGAAGCGCGAGTGCACTCGTCCATGTTGCAGCAAGAACAAACCCAAGATCATCCCTGTCGCGCCCGTAGGAGAAGTGGCCGAGGAGCATGCCCCCGACCATCCTCTCCAGGATATGCACGTCCAAGGCCAAGTCTGCGCGGCAGGCCCTAGTCGGGTTCTCTTTCCTCCTCTAGAGTTTCCCCCAAGGAAGATCAGCTCGGGGTACCGGGCTTTGAGTTCTTTGTCTTTGTAGGAGAGGAAACTTTGGAGCACCTGAAGCTCTCTGAGGAGTTTGTCAAGGCCATTGCTGGGTAGGAGTCTAACCATGCCTCTCTGAAGGAGTCCAGCAAAGGCCAACGAACATGGAGGCAGATGGTGTACTTCGACGAGGAAGGACACATGTTCTTCACCAATGACTGGAAATAATTTTTTTTCCTTCGCCTACGGCCTTGAGCCCGGGTTCCTTTTGACGTTCCATCATTGTCAAGGTACCCACAActtcaccgtcaagatcttcaacGATCTTATGTGCCGTCACCACTACCTTTCGGTGGAGAAGTAAAAAGGCCAGAGGAGCTCGCATCTGCATGGTCTCCTTGTGCCACATCAGCAAATACGATACTCTACGTCCCGCAGTGACCGTCGATGCGCCTCTTAGCTGTATTTAGTGACCGTACAGTGCGTATTCAGAGTACAATGATGGAGGCGGGTAAGGGTGTGGAGTGAGTTCAGTGATGCCTGATGTATTTTACTCGCAGGTGAATAGTAACAAAGGAGCTCACCCAACTCACCTCAGGTCACAACTTGTGCAAATGGTGAGGCACAATGGGACCCTAGGTCAGGAAGAGGTCAATATCTGCCTAGCTTTATGCTGAATGCAAGTCAAACTGTCAAAGACTGCTAACTTCTCCAGCTCATCGTTGTCCTTCGGGACCAAACTTTTGGTGCGGTAGCAGCAGCCAGCTGCAACAGCCAAGACAAGTTGGAGTACTATCTGTACTGGGTATTGAGCAATGCAGCTCGAGTAGTCAAGAGGTAGCAGACGTTTTACATTTATCAGTCCCTCACCGAGTACGAAATTTATTAGTTGTAAAGTAGTGCTAGTAGTAAATTCAGATAGTAATGCTGTATTAACAACTATAACTTTTTGACTTGAACCAGACAAGCAGTTGAGAACATCTTCAATTTGTTCAACTGATAAAGGGATTGGCCTAGAGCCCTGCACCAGCACAAGCGTACAAAGAATGCCAGCCACAATTTTTTTCAACACAGGTCAAGCTTGAGGTATTCAGATCCGGAATTCCAGATCGTCTCAGCGGCCTGTTCATCATGAATGCTGTCTCTATGCTGAAAAACCGTGAGCTGACAGGCAGGTTTTGCAATCTGTTCTTCATTCTCCATCACCACCATTCTGAATTCAGACTATCGGAGGCCTCTTAGCTGTGTTCACATATATGCTGGTGGGCTGTATTATCCTCTGCAATGTGGTCCTACTAGCTTGGGCAGGCATACATTGCATTTCTTTTCAAATTTTGGCACATCCTTGGAGCAGCATGGTACGAAATGCAGGCTTATCTAGATCGAATGGCCCATCCAAGGAGCGAAGGTTAGGCAAGTGAGGACAGGAATCGTGTCCTTGGAGCATGATGCTAGGCATCAGAGTGGGCAGATGCCATGGAGATTAATAGGGTTTAGCAAGAATCCTAAGTTCATAATGCTTCTGATGTACGATGCAGTTCAGTTAGATCATTCCTGGCCATCAGAGGATTCAGACGGCCTGGTTAACTAGAATCTGCATTAGTTCAGTTTCAGACACTGTTCCCACAGATTTCACTAGCAAGAAACATTGTTCTTGGAACATCACTGTACGAAAAGCTGGCGTGATGCTACCGGGGAAAGAATCAGCACCAAGTCCAAAGCTGAATCAAATTCATTCACACCCTCAACCTGCCACCAACCTCATCAGTACCTCACATATATTGCCACATAAATTAGAAGCAAACATACGCAAAAGTCACGGACACTCCACATGCAGCAAGATGGTTTGGTTCAGAGAACAAAGACCCAAAGAGCTGGACAGATTTTATACATATGCAGAAATAAATTGCACCAAATCCACCGCCAAGATTTAAAGTAGTATATTTTTGGCAGTCTGGAAATCTGCAAACTGTTTGGACTTACATCCACCACAGCTTCTTGTGTTCTTGACATGAGTGCATGATCATTCACAGTTCACAAATCACGATACCAGTCAACCACAAATGAACAAGAACAAGACAGTGAATGGCAAAAATATGTAAAAATTGAGGAAAAAAAACAATCTCCTGAACCAAAAGGAAGCCAGTGACTTCATCTTTCTTGTGTCCTGGTTCCTTTATTGGCTCATGTCATCTTCTTACCTATACCCACCCAATCTCTTTTTCTCTAAATAGTTTAGTATGCGTATGCTATGAAGAAGGAATCCGTTTCCTTTGGCTTTCCAACTCCATGATTCCCTTCCCACTGAGCTCTAGCATGGTTGCATCATGGAGAAAAAAGAGAAGCAACAATGGCTTAAACAATGGGGATGCACCTGCAAAGTTGTGCAAGACAACTGCCAGCCTCCAAGGAGAGCAGAGTACACACGCTCGGTGGACGGCCGTGCCGGGCCGGGGACACCTCATGACGCCGCGGACATGGCGCCCGTTGATTTCCTCTTGGTAGGCTTGCCGGCGCTGGCATTGACCTTGCCGCCCTTGGCGAGCTTCGCGGGGTCGATCTTGTAGTACTTGAGGAACCATTGGACGAACTGCCGGAGGCCGGCGTCGAGGGAGGTGGTGGGGTGGTAGCCGAAGTCGCGCGCGGCGTGGCTGACGTTGGCGTGCGTGAAGGGCACGTCGCCGTTGCTCGGCATCGTGACGACGCGCTTGTTGGCCTTCTTGCCGAGGAGCTTCTCGAGGATGGTGACCATGCGGGTGACGGGCACCGGCGAGGTGTTGCCGAGGTTGTAGACGCGGAGGGGCGCCGGCCCGCGCTTCTTGCCAGACTTGGAGCCGGTGCTCTTACCGGCCGTGTCGAGCGCGCCGATGCAGCCCtggacgacgtcgtcgatgtaggtGAAGTCGCGGCGGACGTCGGTGCCGTCGGCGGCGCGGAAGAGCGTGATGGGCTTGCCGGCGACGATGCTGTGGGCGAAGGAGAAGTAGGCCATGTCGGGGCGTCCCCAGGGGCCGTACACCGTGAAGAAGCGGAGGCCGGTGATGGAGAGGCCGTAGATGTGGTTGTAGGCGTGCGCGATGGCCTCGCCGGCCTTCTTGGTGGCCGCGTACAGCGACGCCGGGCGGTCCGTGCGGTGCTCCTCGGAGAAGGGCGCGTCGGTGTTGAGCCCATACACGGACGAGGACGACGCCCACACGATCGCCGGCTGCGGGTCGGCGTGCCTGGCGGCGGCCTCGAAGACGCCGACGAGGCCGGCGACGTTGGAGGCCACGTACGCCTGCGGCGCCCGCATCGCGTACCGCACGCCCGCCTGCGCGGCGAGGTGCAGGACGTGCGTGAAGGGCACGGCCGCGAAGAGGCGCTCGAGCAGGGCGGCGTCGTTGATGTCGGCGCCGAGGACCACCACCCCGCGCGAGGCCAGCAGGCGCTGCCGCGCGCGCTTCAGGGCCGGGTCGTAGTAGGCGTTGAAGTTGTCGAGGCCGAGCACGCCGTCGCCGCGCGCCCTGAGCGCCAGCGCGCAGTGCGCGCCCACGAACCCGGCCGCGCCCGTCACCAGCACCGACATGCCCCCGTCCCGCCGCGGCGTGGCGCTCCGACGCACCTCCCGCTCCCACGCGGCGCCACCGTAGGCCGACGATGACCCGAGCAGGTTCCGGTGCGGCGGCCTCGACcgaggcgaggaggaggaggaggatgagaggCGGAAGGAgtgggagaggagggaggggtaGTGCACGGCGAAGAGGCAGACGAGGGCGAGCGTGGCGAGGATGGTGGCGCGGAAGAGGAGGTGGGAGGACGCGGAGACGATCTTGGCGCTCGCGGCGCGCCGCATCAGCTGGCCGCCGCCGCTGGCGTACCGGTCGAGCTTGACGCCCTTGGCGGCCGCGTCCACATTggccgccgacgacgacgacgacgaagatggGTGCGGCGGCATTTACTCCGTACTGTGCTGGCTCACGGGCTCACGTACGGTACGGCTTAGCCAGCTCCGCGGCGCGCGCGTCGAGTGGAGTGGAGTGTAGCTAGTGAATGTGAGTGAGAGTGTCACTGAGAGTGAGCTATAATAAGGCGGACGGGACCGGGGCCTTGAGGACGCGGCATTGCTCGATTTGTTTGCTACTCCTCCGTTTACCTCCAAAAGGATCTCTGCTCGATTCGCTCTGAGCCTCTGACTTTACTGTGGGCTGTCGTGGTGTTGCTGGTGCGTCGAGAAGGAGAACGGAGACTCGAGTTTTTATCTGCTTTGCCAGGTAGTGGCCGCCCAATCAACGCAAACGCATAGAGATTGCTGCTGAAATAGTACTAGTTCCCGCGTTTTCTCCCACTGTATCTGTCTGCAGGTTTGACTCCCCGAGGACTAGGCCTTTTCTCTGCTCACCACAAAAGCACGAGTTCTCTCttatattttatttatttattgataAATAATATATTATTATCACGAATATACAATTACACCTGAACTTTGCAAAGATGTAATAACCTAATAGCAGTACAGATGCACACAACccataaaaaaaagaaaaaaatgaataAAAAGTCCCTGGTTCTGGTTCTTGTTGCAGCAACACAAACACCTAAGAAAACATCACAAGTCCGACTTCTCCATAAGCAACATTCTCAAGAAGAAAACAATGTACATGCATTATTATCGTctgatcatagatcttaggtttcaCCTTGGATAAAGTCTCCGCCCTCAAAGCAATGTCTTTAATAAGGCCATTGTCACACACAATCAATTAAGACCAAACCTTGAACCCTGAGAGGTAAGATAATGAAATTTACCTATGTTGTCGTCCCCACTTGCATATTGCTGCCACGCACCCCGAAATATCAACCAAGTTCCTCATCGCCGCAAATACTCGAACCACCATTACTAGTTCTCAGGTCTCGATTTCAGTGCCATTCTCCGTCTCTAACTTCACCATGGAATGAAAGATTTAGCCTCGTtttattactttcatgtttgtaccaaagagaAGAAt
It includes:
- the LOC127316657 gene encoding UDP-glucuronate 4-epimerase 6; the protein is MPPHPSSSSSSSAANVDAAAKGVKLDRYASGGGQLMRRAASAKIVSASSHLLFRATILATLALVCLFAVHYPSLLSHSFRLSSSSSSSPRSRPPHRNLLGSSSAYGGAAWEREVRRSATPRRDGGMSVLVTGAAGFVGAHCALALRARGDGVLGLDNFNAYYDPALKRARQRLLASRGVVVLGADINDAALLERLFAAVPFTHVLHLAAQAGVRYAMRAPQAYVASNVAGLVGVFEAAARHADPQPAIVWASSSSVYGLNTDAPFSEEHRTDRPASLYAATKKAGEAIAHAYNHIYGLSITGLRFFTVYGPWGRPDMAYFSFAHSIVAGKPITLFRAADGTDVRRDFTYIDDVVQGCIGALDTAGKSTGSKSGKKRGPAPLRVYNLGNTSPVPVTRMVTILEKLLGKKANKRVVTMPSNGDVPFTHANVSHAARDFGYHPTTSLDAGLRQFVQWFLKYYKIDPAKLAKGGKVNASAGKPTKRKSTGAMSAAS